Proteins from one Bradyrhizobium amphicarpaeae genomic window:
- a CDS encoding DsbA family oxidoreductase, translating to MSTLKPLQIDVVSDVVCPWCYIGKHRIESALALVPDVPVKLNFRPFFLNPWVPREGISRDDYLTQKFGSVEAYKGIAGRVVAAASEEGLLYKPELVARQPNTTDCHRLILWAEAIGKAPEMKQRLMELYFRDGGDLTDVNVLVQAAADIGLDADDVRKRLATDEDVARVSADAQEAAEKGISGVPTYVFAQKYAVSGAQDPNLLARAIRQVSAEINAQAAE from the coding sequence ATGAGCACGCTGAAACCGCTCCAGATCGACGTCGTCTCCGACGTGGTGTGCCCCTGGTGCTATATCGGCAAGCACCGGATCGAGAGCGCGCTGGCGCTGGTGCCGGACGTCCCGGTTAAGCTCAATTTCCGCCCGTTCTTTCTCAATCCCTGGGTGCCCCGCGAGGGCATCAGCCGCGACGACTATCTCACCCAGAAATTCGGCTCGGTCGAGGCTTACAAGGGCATTGCGGGGCGCGTCGTCGCGGCCGCGAGCGAGGAAGGCCTTCTCTACAAGCCCGAGCTGGTGGCGCGCCAGCCCAACACGACCGACTGCCATCGCTTGATCCTATGGGCGGAAGCGATCGGCAAGGCGCCCGAGATGAAGCAGCGCCTGATGGAGCTGTATTTCCGCGATGGCGGCGATCTCACCGATGTGAATGTGCTGGTGCAGGCGGCGGCCGATATCGGCCTCGATGCCGACGACGTGCGCAAGCGCCTCGCCACCGACGAGGACGTCGCGCGCGTTTCGGCGGACGCGCAGGAGGCCGCCGAGAAGGGCATCTCCGGCGTACCGACCTACGTCTTTGCGCAGAAATACGCCGTTTCCGGCGCGCAGGATCCGAACCTGCTCGCGCGCGCCATCCGCCAGGTCTCGGCGGAGATCAACGCGCAGGCGGCGGAGTAG
- a CDS encoding helix-turn-helix domain-containing protein has translation MNAHASTAQADRSQPVHIGDHLREWRQRRRMSQLDLAGEAEISARHLSFVETGRAAPSRDMVLRLAERLDVPLRERNVLLVAAGYAPAFQQRPLEDPALKSARQAIDLVLKAHEPNPALAVDRHWNLVSANRMVAPLLDGIPPHLLGQPLNVLRLAFHPEALAPRTVNLAEWCGHLLERLHRQCEVTADPGLVKLYTDLKSYPIPARAGPLSSDNVAIPFKLRHDGEILSFFSTTMVFGTPVDITLSELALETFFPADERTAERLRQMAAAMT, from the coding sequence ATGAACGCACATGCATCCACGGCACAGGCCGACCGCAGCCAGCCGGTTCACATCGGCGACCATTTGCGCGAATGGCGGCAGCGCCGCCGCATGAGCCAGCTTGATCTCGCGGGCGAGGCCGAAATCTCGGCGCGTCACTTGAGCTTCGTCGAGACCGGTCGCGCCGCGCCCTCGCGCGACATGGTGCTGCGGCTCGCCGAACGTCTCGACGTGCCCTTGCGCGAACGCAACGTGCTGCTGGTCGCGGCCGGCTACGCGCCGGCGTTCCAGCAGCGCCCGCTGGAGGATCCCGCCTTGAAATCAGCCCGCCAGGCGATCGACCTCGTGCTCAAAGCGCACGAGCCCAATCCCGCGCTCGCGGTGGACCGGCACTGGAACCTGGTCTCCGCCAACCGCATGGTGGCGCCGCTGCTCGACGGCATTCCGCCACATCTGCTCGGCCAGCCCCTCAACGTGCTCAGGCTGGCCTTTCACCCCGAGGCGCTGGCGCCGCGCACGGTCAATCTCGCGGAATGGTGCGGCCATCTCTTGGAGCGTCTGCACCGGCAATGCGAGGTGACGGCCGATCCCGGGCTGGTCAAGCTCTACACCGACCTCAAGAGCTACCCGATTCCGGCGCGCGCGGGGCCGCTGTCGAGCGACAATGTCGCGATCCCGTTCAAGCTGCGTCACGACGGTGAAATCCTGAGCTTCTTCTCCACCACGATGGTGTTCGGCACGCCCGTCGACATCACACTGTCGGAGCTGGCGCTGGAAACCTTCTTCCCGGCCGACGAGCGCACCGCCGAGCGGCTCAGGCAGATGGCAGCAGCCATGACTTAG
- a CDS encoding SET domain-containing protein: protein MPAIASSKSYRVGRSKTGLGLFATMPIKKGTRIIRYFGPILDSKIPAHDEIENKYLFELNGRWTIDGSVRKNLARYINHSCRPNAESDVRPRERKVFIRAIRNIEPGDEINYDYGTDYFKAYLKPIGCKCESCEKKRKKQRAEARAEAAKVKARATKKVAAKGSKTKAAKKKKLNGHAVAKANGRARA from the coding sequence ATGCCAGCCATCGCTTCCAGCAAATCCTACCGGGTCGGCCGCTCCAAGACCGGACTTGGCCTGTTCGCCACCATGCCGATCAAGAAGGGGACCCGGATCATCCGCTATTTCGGACCGATTCTGGACTCCAAGATTCCCGCGCACGACGAGATCGAGAACAAATACCTGTTCGAGCTCAACGGCCGCTGGACCATCGACGGTTCGGTGCGCAAGAATCTCGCCCGCTACATCAACCATTCCTGCCGGCCCAACGCCGAGTCGGACGTCCGGCCGCGCGAGCGCAAGGTCTTCATCCGCGCCATCAGGAATATCGAGCCGGGCGACGAGATCAATTACGATTACGGCACCGACTATTTCAAAGCCTATCTGAAGCCGATCGGCTGCAAGTGCGAGTCCTGCGAGAAGAAGCGCAAGAAGCAACGCGCCGAGGCACGCGCGGAAGCCGCCAAGGTGAAGGCGCGCGCCACCAAGAAGGTAGCTGCCAAGGGTTCGAAGACCAAGGCCGCCAAAAAGAAGAAGCTGAACGGTCACGCCGTCGCCAAGGCGAACGGCCGAGCGCGGGCGTAG
- a CDS encoding DUF6321 domain-containing protein, translated as MAKTPRAPWKRSNPRKRAGKAAKHLSPAQKSAAKARARRAGRRYPNLVDNMRMAAKKTSKKKTSKKKTFKKKTSKSKAKSAKKSAKKSRKRSAKKTAKSSRKGSASAREKDPRGGLTAAGRKAFARKQGAHLRPGVTKPEAEMTPQEMRRKGSWAVRFYGRAKLPPLVDAKGRPTRHALSAHAWGEPVPKTVAAARRIAVKGERLLARYRRTKR; from the coding sequence ATGGCAAAAACACCACGCGCGCCCTGGAAACGCTCGAACCCCCGCAAGCGGGCCGGCAAGGCCGCCAAGCATCTCAGTCCCGCGCAGAAATCGGCGGCGAAAGCGCGCGCCCGGCGCGCCGGCCGCCGCTATCCCAACCTCGTGGACAACATGCGCATGGCAGCGAAGAAGACATCCAAGAAGAAGACGTCCAAGAAGAAGACGTTCAAGAAGAAGACCTCCAAATCGAAGGCGAAGTCGGCGAAAAAATCTGCGAAGAAGAGTCGCAAGCGCAGCGCAAAGAAGACGGCGAAATCCTCACGCAAGGGCAGCGCGTCCGCACGCGAAAAGGATCCGCGCGGCGGCCTGACCGCGGCGGGCCGCAAGGCATTCGCGCGCAAGCAGGGCGCCCATCTGCGGCCTGGCGTCACCAAGCCGGAGGCAGAGATGACGCCGCAGGAGATGCGGCGGAAAGGCAGCTGGGCGGTGCGCTTCTACGGCCGCGCGAAACTGCCGCCGCTGGTCGATGCCAAGGGCCGGCCGACCCGCCACGCATTGTCGGCGCATGCCTGGGGAGAACCGGTGCCGAAGACTGTGGCGGCGGCACGGCGCATCGCTGTCAAGGGCGAGCGGCTGCTGGCGCGCTATCGGCGGACCAAACGCTAG
- a CDS encoding TetR/AcrR family transcriptional regulator: protein MAKTDTKSETARSARSIRTTNATAASRPARRAKGAKTETPYHHGALREALLQAAERVLEREGLAGLTLRAVAREAGVSHAAPTHHFGDLTGLLSELAAVGFRQFNAAMASSSDAATTPLQAALARPKAYVAYAQAHPGMYGIMFRTERLDYSRPSLHEAAEASFAGLANAIGAMRQERISEDALTLNQGAAIARAWSMVHGFTTLLLDGRLEDILGRLPEGTTAERLLEAMLTVPMAGKPPGP, encoded by the coding sequence ATGGCAAAGACCGACACCAAGAGCGAAACGGCGCGAAGCGCGCGTTCCATCCGAACAACGAATGCGACTGCGGCATCCCGTCCGGCACGCCGTGCCAAGGGCGCGAAGACCGAGACGCCCTATCATCACGGCGCCTTGCGCGAGGCGCTGCTCCAGGCCGCCGAACGGGTGCTGGAGCGCGAGGGGCTCGCCGGCCTTACTCTGCGCGCGGTGGCGCGCGAGGCGGGCGTCTCGCATGCCGCGCCCACCCATCATTTCGGCGATCTCACCGGCCTGCTCAGCGAGCTCGCCGCCGTCGGCTTCCGCCAGTTCAACGCGGCGATGGCGTCGTCCTCCGATGCCGCCACCACGCCGCTCCAGGCCGCGCTGGCGCGTCCCAAAGCCTATGTCGCCTATGCGCAAGCCCATCCCGGCATGTACGGCATCATGTTCCGTACCGAGCGGCTCGACTATTCCAGGCCCTCGCTGCACGAGGCGGCCGAAGCCTCCTTCGCCGGACTTGCGAATGCGATCGGCGCGATGCGGCAGGAGCGGATCAGCGAAGACGCGCTGACATTGAACCAGGGTGCGGCGATCGCACGCGCCTGGTCGATGGTGCACGGCTTCACCACGCTGCTGCTCGACGGACGGCTCGAGGACATCCTGGGGCGGCTGCCTGAGGGCACGACGGCGGAGCGGCTTCTCGAGGCGATGCTGACGGTGCCGATGGCGGGAAAGCCGCCCGGTCCGTGA
- a CDS encoding carotenoid oxygenase family protein — translation MQHDAAAERRNNIAPIPFEADAPFLKIIGELPRELNGVLYRNGPNPQFDSPGAHWFVGDGMLHAFHLENGRASYRNRWVRTPKWLAEHDAGRALFGGFGRKLPDAPADLTDGGVANTNIIFHAGKLLALEEAHLPTEIEPGTLATRGYHNYQGRVAGSFTAHPKIDPITGELVFFGYNAAGPLTPALSYGAIDASGKATRFERFEAPYASMVHDFIVTENHVLFPILPITGSMERAMSGRPPYAWEPDKGAYVGVMKRSGTAKDIVWFRGEACYVFHIMNAWEDDNRIIADVMQFEEAPLFPHPDGRPTDPEKSRARHCRWTFDLSGNTDRFRQTYLDDLTGEFPRIDDRHAGLKNRHGWYACANPKRPTFGALSGIVHVDGNGRRLGHYLLPAGDTISEPVFVERSKDAAEGDGWLLAVVWRAWENRSDLAVFNATDVEAGPVALVQLGHRVPDGFHGNWVNAQ, via the coding sequence GTGCAGCACGATGCCGCCGCCGAGCGCCGCAACAATATCGCGCCGATCCCGTTCGAGGCGGACGCGCCATTCCTGAAGATCATCGGCGAATTGCCGCGCGAGCTCAACGGCGTGCTCTATCGCAACGGCCCCAATCCGCAATTCGATTCCCCCGGTGCACATTGGTTCGTCGGCGACGGCATGCTGCACGCCTTCCACCTCGAAAACGGCCGCGCCAGCTATCGCAACCGCTGGGTCCGCACCCCGAAATGGCTGGCCGAGCACGATGCCGGCCGCGCCCTGTTCGGCGGCTTCGGCCGCAAGCTGCCGGATGCGCCCGCCGATCTCACCGACGGCGGCGTCGCCAACACCAACATCATCTTCCATGCCGGCAAGCTGCTGGCGCTGGAAGAAGCGCATCTGCCGACCGAGATCGAGCCGGGCACGCTGGCGACGCGCGGCTATCACAACTACCAGGGCCGCGTCGCCGGCAGTTTTACCGCGCATCCGAAGATCGACCCCATCACCGGCGAGCTCGTGTTCTTCGGCTACAACGCGGCAGGTCCGTTGACCCCCGCCCTCTCCTACGGCGCGATCGATGCCTCCGGCAAGGCGACGCGCTTCGAGCGGTTCGAGGCCCCCTATGCCAGCATGGTGCACGACTTCATCGTCACCGAAAACCATGTGCTGTTTCCGATCCTGCCGATCACAGGCAGCATGGAGCGCGCCATGAGCGGCCGGCCGCCCTACGCCTGGGAGCCGGACAAGGGCGCCTATGTGGGCGTGATGAAGCGCAGCGGCACCGCAAAGGACATCGTCTGGTTCCGCGGTGAAGCCTGCTACGTCTTCCACATCATGAACGCGTGGGAGGACGACAACCGCATCATTGCCGACGTCATGCAGTTTGAGGAAGCGCCGCTGTTTCCACATCCCGACGGCCGGCCGACCGATCCGGAGAAGTCGCGCGCCCGGCACTGCCGCTGGACCTTCGATCTCTCGGGCAATACCGACCGCTTCCGGCAGACCTATCTCGACGACCTCACCGGCGAATTCCCGCGCATCGACGACCGCCACGCCGGGCTGAAGAACCGTCACGGCTGGTACGCCTGCGCCAATCCGAAACGGCCGACATTCGGCGCGCTCTCCGGCATCGTCCATGTCGACGGCAACGGCAGGCGTCTCGGCCATTATCTGCTGCCCGCCGGCGACACCATCTCCGAACCGGTGTTCGTCGAGAGATCGAAGGATGCGGCTGAGGGCGATGGCTGGCTGCTGGCCGTCGTCTGGCGGGCGTGGGAAAATCGCAGCGATCTCGCCGTCTTCAACGCCACCGATGTCGAGGCCGGCCCCGTCGCGCTGGTGCAGCTCGGCCACCGCGTGCCCGACGGCTTTCACGGCAATTGGGTCAATGCGCAATAG
- a CDS encoding inner membrane-spanning protein YciB — protein MKDVFARLASDLFSAIVFLVVYLVTDNVILATSVAIAGAFAQVVYARIKGQQLNYMTYASLGLVVVLGTVTLLTNDPRFMLAKPAIAHFAIGLIMLKRGWMLRYMPPIVVETVPEYVTAAGYAWAALMFVIGAGVIVVASTGDLKLWAFYLTVVAGGGKILAFAVQYVVLRLVVTSRRRAAARA, from the coding sequence ATGAAGGACGTATTCGCCCGCCTCGCCTCCGACCTCTTCTCCGCCATCGTCTTCCTGGTCGTCTATCTCGTCACCGACAACGTCATCCTGGCGACTTCGGTGGCGATCGCCGGCGCGTTCGCACAAGTGGTCTACGCCCGCATCAAGGGCCAGCAGCTCAACTACATGACTTACGCGAGCCTCGGGCTCGTCGTCGTGCTGGGCACGGTCACGCTCTTGACCAATGATCCCCGCTTCATGCTGGCAAAGCCCGCGATCGCGCATTTCGCGATCGGTCTGATCATGCTCAAGCGCGGCTGGATGCTGCGTTACATGCCGCCAATCGTCGTCGAGACCGTTCCGGAATATGTCACGGCTGCGGGCTATGCCTGGGCGGCGCTGATGTTTGTGATCGGCGCCGGCGTGATCGTGGTCGCCTCCACAGGCGATTTGAAGCTGTGGGCGTTCTACCTCACGGTGGTCGCCGGCGGCGGTAAGATCCTGGCCTTCGCCGTGCAATATGTCGTGCTCCGGCTCGTCGTCACCAGCCGCCGGCGCGCCGCCGCCCGCGCCTGA
- a CDS encoding fumarate hydratase, translating into MNAPTAFPDPAKPVPPYKHTPLFPLGKDETPYKKITAEGVRVEKVLGKDMLVVSREALRALSEAAFGDINHYLRPGHLKQLRAILEDGEASPNDKFVALDFLKNANIAAGGVLPMCQDTGTAIIMGKKGCNVITDGDDEAALSEGARDAYLRRNLRYSQVAPLSMYEEKNTANNMPAQCEIYADGDDAYKFMFMAKGGGSANKSFLFQATPSVLTKERLLAFLKEKILTLGTAACPPYHLAIVIGGTSAELCMKTVKLASARYLDALPTHGSPDGNAFRDVEMEQEIHKMTQSLGVGAQFGGKYFCHDVRVIRMPRHGASLPIGLGVSCSADRQVLGKITKDGVYLEELEHNPAQYLPEVEQALGGDVVKIDLNQPMKDILATFSKHPIKTRVSMSGTMIVARDSAHAKLRERLERGEPLPDYFKNHPVYYAGPAKTPEGYASGAFGPTTAGRMDSFVDQFQAAGGSMVMVAKGNRAPAVREACKKYGGFYLGSIGGAAANLAEHCIKKVEVLEYPELGMEAIWRIEVVDFPAFIIIDDKGNDFFKELNLG; encoded by the coding sequence ATGAACGCTCCGACCGCCTTCCCCGACCCGGCCAAGCCCGTTCCGCCCTACAAGCACACCCCGCTGTTTCCGCTCGGCAAGGACGAGACGCCCTACAAGAAGATCACGGCCGAGGGCGTCAGGGTCGAGAAGGTCCTGGGCAAGGACATGCTGGTGGTGTCGCGCGAGGCGCTGCGGGCGTTGTCGGAAGCCGCTTTCGGCGACATCAACCATTACCTGCGCCCCGGCCATCTGAAGCAGCTCCGCGCCATCCTGGAGGATGGCGAGGCCAGCCCGAACGACAAATTCGTCGCGCTCGACTTTCTGAAGAACGCCAACATCGCGGCCGGCGGCGTTCTGCCGATGTGCCAGGACACCGGCACCGCCATCATCATGGGCAAGAAGGGCTGCAACGTCATCACCGACGGCGACGACGAGGCGGCGCTGTCGGAAGGCGCGCGCGATGCGTATCTGCGCCGCAATCTGCGCTACTCGCAGGTCGCGCCGCTCTCGATGTACGAGGAGAAGAACACCGCCAACAACATGCCGGCGCAGTGCGAGATCTACGCCGATGGCGATGACGCCTACAAGTTCATGTTCATGGCCAAGGGCGGCGGCAGCGCCAACAAGAGCTTCCTGTTCCAGGCCACGCCCTCGGTGCTGACCAAGGAGCGGCTGCTCGCTTTCCTGAAGGAAAAGATCCTCACGCTCGGCACCGCCGCGTGCCCGCCCTATCACCTCGCCATCGTGATCGGCGGCACCTCGGCCGAGCTCTGCATGAAGACGGTGAAGCTGGCGTCGGCCCGCTATCTCGATGCGCTGCCGACCCACGGCTCGCCCGACGGCAACGCCTTCCGCGACGTCGAGATGGAGCAGGAAATCCACAAGATGACGCAATCGCTCGGCGTCGGCGCACAGTTCGGCGGCAAGTATTTCTGCCACGACGTCCGCGTGATCCGCATGCCGCGTCACGGCGCTTCGCTGCCGATCGGGCTCGGCGTGTCGTGCTCGGCCGATCGCCAGGTGCTCGGCAAGATCACCAAGGACGGCGTCTATCTCGAGGAGCTCGAGCACAATCCGGCGCAGTATCTGCCCGAGGTCGAGCAGGCGCTCGGCGGCGATGTCGTCAAGATCGATCTCAACCAGCCGATGAAGGACATCCTCGCGACGTTCTCGAAGCACCCGATCAAGACCCGGGTCTCGATGTCCGGCACCATGATCGTCGCGCGCGACAGCGCCCATGCCAAGCTGCGCGAGCGGCTGGAGAGGGGCGAGCCGCTGCCGGATTATTTCAAGAACCATCCGGTCTATTACGCCGGACCCGCCAAGACGCCCGAAGGCTACGCCTCCGGCGCGTTCGGTCCGACCACGGCGGGCCGCATGGATTCCTTCGTCGACCAGTTCCAGGCCGCCGGCGGCTCGATGGTGATGGTGGCCAAGGGCAACCGGGCGCCTGCCGTGCGCGAGGCCTGCAAGAAATATGGCGGCTTCTATCTCGGCTCGATCGGCGGCGCGGCGGCGAACCTCGCCGAGCACTGCATCAAGAAGGTCGAGGTGCTCGAATATCCCGAGCTCGGCATGGAAGCGATCTGGCGCATCGAGGTCGTCGATTTCCCCGCCTTCATCATCATCGACGACAAGGGCAACGACTTCTTCAAGGAATTGAATTTGGGCTGA